In Lolium perenne isolate Kyuss_39 chromosome 5, Kyuss_2.0, whole genome shotgun sequence, the sequence TCTAGGGAGGGTACGTTATGAATTGATAGATTGGTATGGTTCCGGAATAAAGTAAAGGATGTTGTTCTTTTATTTGATTAGAAAGCCGACTCATCATGTAATCTATGGTTCGACCTAATCGCAATAGCGTATGGGTATGATTTCAACGCAAATCGACCTGCAGATCTAACAAGCGAGCCAACACTGGCCAGCTCTTTGTCGGGATAAAATTAAAAACTTTGTGCAGGGAGAACTCACGGAATCTACCCCGCTGCTGCTGGGTTCATTGGTGGACAAGAAGCGAGGAGATGCTGTAGAAGGTGGTGGATGGGAAAGTCTCGCCGACCGCAGGTGTGCGAAGCCAACGGCGGTGCTGCGGGATCCCAACAGAGGCGAGCCTGCCGCCTCAAGTGTCGACCGCCGGCGCAGGAGCCTAACGGCTTGACGGAAGATCGCCATCCCCGGACAGACCCGATTCGCTGTCTCTCTCTACATATATTTATAAGAATCTTCCCTATGTCTCTTTTGCCCTTTTACTCTTCACCCGTTTTGCTAATTCTCAGTTAGATCGTTTGGTAAATTCGTCTCAGTTATAAGTTGTATCGTCTGTTGCAACCGAGAAAAACGACCCATGTTGTTGGATTTGATTTATGATTTGAGCTACTTATAAGTTTCACTTACAATTTGGTCTTATGGCCTGATTGAGaattaagttaattttcaatTGATTGAGAATTAGTCACTCCTTGTTCGCTCCATTACACGCCGCAACGccacctccatctccaccacttcaactccatcatcaccaccacacAAGAAGAACACAGGGCTTGGATTTTGAAGGCCACGACGTTGAACTCCATCATCATTGCCATCATCATCTACGCCTAAATTTTGAGCTCTACTAGTATGAACTTGCATGTGTACTTGTTTAGCCATTTTCATCCACCTTTCATATTATTATTATGATGATCTTTTAAGTTTTGCGAAAAGGATCGCCGATCTACTAGTCATCGTCAACAACAGTAGAAAGAACACGAAAGGTAATAAAAATGACAAATATGTCTTTAAACCACCTAGCGAAGACTATGAGCATTCGAGTGAGCAGAAAGTGCGCCACCGTCCCGCTCCCATAACCGGAGTTGGGTAAAgtttgtcgaagtagagcttgttgtagtagacgaACGGGAAATTGCCGTGCTAAGCCCTCGAAGGACCAACGCAACATAGCAGGAGCCGCTGCCAATGATGgaaactgaagataggaagagccAAATCTATAACCACATTGACGAACCCGACGCATATGTCTTATGTCCGAGTAGCTTCCTTAGTCTTTTGGGGACATGGACAAACCCTAGCACCGTGATGAAGTGTATGAAATATGTATTGATTGCTATTTGTATGAAGTGTATTAAAAATAAATTAATGGTGTCGAGCTAAAAAACAATTTTTTAGTTCTAATCGATTACTATAACATATCGAGCTAAACAAATTAAACAGACGAGTCGCTTGTTTAACACACGGAGCTTCGAGCTTTGTGTCGAGACCCTAACCACCAGAGGAGTTGAAGGTAAAGATCGCCTTGTAGCATGGTCAGGGCATGAAGCCGCCCGATGGGTTTATCCCTAGTAGGCGACAAGCGGTGAAACCTATTTATCGCCCAATTGCGAGGCGGATTACGCACGCACGCTTGCGGGAGCGAGCATGCCGCGACCCAACTATTTTTGGTATTCAGGCTTCCAGAACTtggtttgtttttttattttttcattggttcttctctggtttggtcGGTTTTCTATTAgtttttttattcttttttgaataaaatttatgaacatttttcaaattcgaacaaattacaaacttgaacatttttcaaatttgaacaaattcaaAATACGAACATTTCGAacatttgaacattttttctatatctgagcaaatttcaaatttgagcaCATTTGTGCGAAACGAGTGTTGAACGCAGGAACTTGACCGGGACGCAGCATGTACATGTGTTGCCGATACAAGTGTGGTAGAGGCGCTCCCCTGCTAGGCAAAGGGTGCACTTATACCACGTTGAGCAGCGTGCGCGACAACGCATCGCCTGAACGGGATTCCGGATGGGCTGACCTATTTGTTCACTCCTTAAAAGATGTAGTACCATGTTTTTTAGAGTTTTACAACATCTAGCTCTAGCCTACTAGTTGCAACTCCGGTCCACTGCGTATGAGACCCAATTTCAAACCCTAGGGACTACTATTTCGAAAAAAATTCTGAATCTGAACAAAAATTAGATTTTAAGAAAATTTGGATTTCAACAATATttcaaatatgaacaaaaattagATTTTGagaaaatttgaatttaaacaatATTTCGAATTTGAGCAAAATTAGATTTTGAGCAAATCTGAATTTAAACAATATTTCGAATTTGAGCAAAATTAGATTTTGAGCAAATCTGAATTTAAACAAAATTTTGATTTTGAGAAAATTTTGGTTTTGAGAAAATTTATAACCTGAGCAGAATTTTATTTTGAGCATATTTTAAACCTAAGAAAATTTTGATTTTGAGCAAGTTAGAACTTGAAAAAAATCCAAATCTGAACAAAATTTGAATTAAAAACCTAAATATGAAcaattttttaatttgaacacaCTTTTTTTTTAAATAAACTTATTATAAAACCTAAAAGACCCAAACAAAGGAAACCGAGATTAACCGAATTAGAACTTTCTAGAATGTTCCCAAAACCTGAAAAAACACCTAATAGTATGGCGCATGCTACCCGTCGGCCGACCGATCTGGGATCGGAAATCGGTCGTACGCGCGCCATCGGATGGAGATCTAACGTCCAGAACAAGCCGCAACGCAGTTTTGCATTTTAGCCCTTAGTTTTTAAGAAATCAACCCGCAGTACTATATTTCTCAGATATTAGTTCAAATGCAGTTTTACATTTGCCACCCTCCTTTTTCAGAAAACCAACCCGCAGTACCCCCTAATATGATgagtattacaacaaaaatctTCTCTCCGCGTACAAAAAATAtatactattacaacaaaaagTCACAACATTTTTTAAAAGTAATGTCACAATAAAGTGGTTAAACCAACAAATTGTTTTGTTGGAGATCAATTTACAACAAAAGTAGCCATTATTATTAATAAAAACCGGAgactattacaacaaaaatccatatgtttgcaaaaaaaatagaagaaaatattAATTTGTTAcatattgaattacaacaaaagtCACCAACTTTTTTTACAAAAAGTCACAAACGATTACAATAAAAAATCAATATATTTGCAAAATGATGCAAAGTGGTCCAGCGATATTTAATTTGCTACAGATTGAATTACAACAATAATCACCTACTATTTTATCCAAAGTCACAAATGGTTacaacaaaataaaaaatcactTTATTATTAGCatcaacaaaaaaataaaaaaatgttgtcTCTTTACAACAATTGTTAACAACAAATCCTACAAAAATTACGAGTTGTTTACAACAAATAGTTCATCATCTCACTCTATGTGTTTGCAGCGAAATAATTGTTGGACCGAAAAAAGAAGGCCCAATAAGCGACGCGGGAGCGAGAGGCCGGACGACCGATCCGCGCGACGCGATCGGTCGCCGGATCGCAAGCATTTTCCTAATAGTATACCACCTTCATTGCTTCTGCCTTTAGCGGGTCACGGCCCAAAATGGTTTGCTTCCGCGATGCCTATTTATCGCGTGCAAATAAGCCAACTAAGCGATGAATAGGGATTGGTGCTACGCAAGGACGCTCAGTGGCTCACGGTAGGAGGCATGCAACTTTAGCATATCAGGGGTATTAGAGATAGTTTCAGGAACCGACTTGGTCTAGTAGTACGAGTTATAGACTCTGTAGAGTTCGGAATAATTGACATTGTATCTCTCCCGTATCCCTCTGTATCTCCCTTCTATATATACATGAGAATAGAGCCATCGGAGATCATCCGAGTAGATTGAATACTACCTGATCATATTGAGTTCTTATATGGTATCAGGCCGGCTCTTCCGCCGGTAATCTGATCGCAAGCTTCGACGTCGCCGCTGCTGGTCGCCTCGCCCAGCCGCCATGGCGTCTTCTTCACAGCCGCCGATCAACCTCGGCCTTCCGCCGCGCGAGCTTCTCACCAGGGACAACTATCCCATCTGGCGCTATATCGTGCATGCGTTTTGTACAGGTGAACGCTAACGAGTGTGGTAGAGGCGCTTCCCTGCTAGGCAAAGGGTGCACTTATACCACGTTGAGCAGCGTGCGCGACAACGCATCGCCTGAACGGGATTCCGGATGGGCTGACCTATTTGTTCACTCCTTAAAAGATGTAGTACCATGTTTTTTAGAGTTTTACAACATCTAGCTCTAGCCTACTAGTTGCAACTCCGGTCCACTGCGTATGAGACCCAATTTCAAACCCTAGGGACTACTATTTCGAAAAAAATTCTGAATCTGAACAAAAATTAGATTTTAAGAAAATTTGGATTTCAACAATATttcaaatatgaacaaaaattagATTTTGagaaaatttgaatttaaacaatATTTCGAATTTGAGCAAAATTAGATTTTGAGCAAATCTGAATTTAAACAATATTTCGAATTTGAGCAAAATTAGATTTTGAGCAAATCTGAATTTAAACAAAATTTTGATTTTGAGAAAATTTTGGTTTTGAGAAAATTTATAACCTGAGCAGAATTTTATTTTGAGCATATTTTAAACCTAAGAAAATTTTGATTTTGAGCAAGTTAGAACTTGAAAAAAATCCAAATCTGAACAAAATTTGAATTAAAAACCTAAATATGAAcaattttttaatttgaacacaCTTTTTTTTTAATAAACTTATTATAAAACCTAAAAGACCCAAACAAAGGAAACCGAGATTAACCGAATTAGAACTTTCTAGAATGTTCCCAAAACCTGAAAAAACACCTAATAGTATGGCGCATGCTACCCGTCGGCCGACCGATCTGGGATCGGAAATCGGTCGTACGCGCGCCATCGGATGGAGATCTAACGTCCAGAACAAGCCGCAACGCAGTTTTGCATTTTAGCCCTTAGTTTTTAAGAAATCAACCCGCAGTACTATATTTCTCAGATATTAGTTCAAATGCAGTTTTACATTTGCCACCCTCCTTTTTCAGAAAACCAACCCGCAGTACCCCCTAATATGATgagtattacaacaaaaatccTCTCTCCGCGTACAAAAAATAtatactattacaacaaaaagTCACAACATTTTTTAAAAGTAATGTCACAATAAAGTGGTTAAACCAACAAATTGTTTTGTTGGAGATCAATTTACAACAAAAGTAGCCATTATTATTAATAAAAACCGGAgactattacaacaaaaatccatatgtttgcaaaaaaaaatagaagaaaatattAATTTGTTAcatattgaattacaacaaaagtCACCAACTTTTTTTACAAAAAGTCACAAACGATTACAATAAAAAATCAATATATTTGCAAAATGATGCAAAGTGGTCCAGCGATATTTAATTTGCTACAGATTGAATTACAACAATAATCACCTACTATTTTATCCAAAGTCACAAATGGTTacaacaaaataaaaaatcactTTATTATTAGCatcaacaaaaaaataaaaaaatgttgtcTCTTTACAACAATTGTTAACAACAAATCCTACAAAAATTACGAGTTGTTTTCAACAAATAGTTCATCATCTCACTCTATGTGTTTGCAGCGAAATAATTGTTGGACCGAAAAAAGAAGGCCCAATAAGCGACGCCCGGGAGCGAGAGGCCGGACGACCGATCCGCGCGACCCGATCGGTCGTCGGATCGCAAGCATTTTCCTAATAGTATACCACCTTCATTGCTTCTGCCTTTAGCGGGTCACGGCCCAAAATGGTTTGCTTCCGCGATGCCTATTTATCGCGTGCAAATAAGCCAACTAAGCGATGAATAGGGATTGGTGCTACGCAAGGACGCTCAGTCGCTCACGGTAGGAGGCATGCAACTTTAGCATATCAGGGGTATTAGAGATAGTTTCAGGAACCGACTTGGTCTAGTAGTACGAGTTCTAGACTCTGTAGAGTTCGGAATAATTGACATTGTATCTCTCCCGTATCCCTCTGTATCTCCCTTCTATATATACATGAGAATAGAGCCATCGGAGATCATCCGAGTAGATTGAATACTACCTGATCATATTGAGTTCTTATATGGTATCAGGCCGGCTCTTCCGCCGGTAATCTGATCGCAAGCTTCGACGTCGCCGCTGCTGGTCGCCTCGCCCAGCCGCCATGGCGTCTTCTTCACAGCCGCCGATCAACCTCGGCCTTCCGCCGCGCGAGCTTCTCACCAGGGACAACTATCCCATCTGGCGCTCACAGGTCCTGCCCGCGATCCGTGGCGCCCAGCTCGTCGGCCTCCTTGATGGAAGCGATGCCGCTCCGCCGACAGAAGTTGAGATCGCTCCCGCTGATAAAGCTACAAACACTGCTGCAAAGATGGGGCCGAATCCGGACTACGCCTCCTGGCTGTCTCGGGACCAGATCGTCCTCTCCTACCTCCTGCAGTCTCTCTCCCGCGAGATCCTGCCGCATGTTCATCGGCTTGAACACACCGCCGGCGTATGGCGTGCCCTAGAAGAGATGTTCGCCGCACAGAACGAAGCTAAA encodes:
- the LOC139831564 gene encoding uncharacterized protein, with the translated sequence MASSSQPPINLGLPPRELLTRDNYPIWRSQVLPAIRGAQLVGLLDGSDAAPPTEVEIAPADKATNTAAKMGPNPDYASWLSRDQIVLSYLLQSLSREILPHVHRLEHTAGVWRALEEMFAAQNEAKVNNLLVALANTKKL